Proteins found in one Cobetia sp. L2A1 genomic segment:
- a CDS encoding YHYH protein — protein MSSTDQNSHGRGRFMRRSIALGIGTAVLAPLAFHAAQSIANDPASLTAKQKTRCDVVKASVKDAGFDDSVSVSCHDGKALIASDTWPDHEMMTGIVGTNEQIPVPAKGYASPVVLEPKMRGSEESPYTRDAALGVAVNGVPIYDYTGGGEMSQDDLSSYQAKNDTLATKQLDACGGHSGRGDDYHYHVKPTCMIDKMKNADDNPIIGWALDGYPIYGDDNPDGSHIANGALDICNGQPDKTFGYRYHTSQKAPYIVQCLMGKVPDQKDLPRVAPLSAANDTSDANSRGRPAGTPPQGGVEDLVFTQQADGKRSMDYTYHGEAYYIRYTPTDTPDCYDFETRTVTDGGDVKTGEYCR, from the coding sequence ATGTCATCCACCGATCAGAACTCGCATGGACGAGGACGCTTCATGCGTCGTTCCATTGCATTGGGCATAGGGACTGCGGTCTTGGCGCCGTTGGCATTTCACGCTGCGCAGTCTATCGCCAATGACCCGGCATCACTGACGGCCAAGCAGAAGACACGCTGTGATGTCGTGAAAGCCTCGGTGAAGGACGCAGGCTTTGACGATTCGGTGTCGGTCAGCTGTCACGATGGCAAGGCATTGATTGCTTCGGACACCTGGCCGGACCACGAGATGATGACCGGCATCGTCGGCACCAATGAGCAGATACCGGTGCCGGCCAAGGGTTACGCATCGCCCGTAGTGCTGGAGCCCAAGATGCGCGGCAGTGAGGAGTCACCCTATACGCGTGATGCTGCGCTGGGTGTCGCCGTCAATGGCGTGCCGATCTACGACTACACCGGCGGCGGAGAGATGTCTCAGGATGACCTCTCAAGTTATCAGGCCAAGAATGACACCCTGGCCACCAAACAGCTGGATGCCTGTGGTGGGCATTCCGGGCGTGGCGATGACTACCACTATCATGTCAAACCCACCTGCATGATCGACAAGATGAAGAATGCCGATGACAACCCCATCATCGGTTGGGCGCTGGATGGGTATCCCATCTATGGCGACGATAATCCAGATGGCAGTCATATCGCGAACGGAGCGCTGGATATCTGCAATGGCCAGCCGGACAAGACCTTTGGCTATCGCTACCACACTTCGCAGAAGGCGCCCTATATCGTGCAGTGCCTGATGGGGAAAGTGCCTGACCAGAAGGACTTGCCACGTGTGGCGCCATTGTCAGCCGCAAACGATACCAGCGATGCCAATAGCCGTGGGCGTCCTGCCGGCACTCCGCCGCAAGGGGGCGTGGAAGACCTCGTCTTTACCCAGCAGGCAGACGGCAAGCGCAGCATGGATTACACCTATCACGGTGAAGCCTATTACATTCGCTATACGCCCACCGATACGCCCGATTGCTATGACTTTGAAACGCGTACCGTGACAGATGGTGGAGACGTCAAGACAGGGGAGTACTGCCGATGA
- a CDS encoding YHYH protein: MKHFAGTMLLSSAMGLMASGSAMAHEMDVSARLEHIKSMFDAKSIVEGPKVVDCTLSGGTETQCFSITLKNSLDHDEMGSWCPENIGDGDDKGGIWMRDGKSIDVDGAFIENLATFYDDPEWQLFDKETGKINVTDTKEACAAAAAIIVADEYNNYCVKCDPAYMDELTETTYVLPLVPVPLEGEPDDNQHGQRGVAFNGVVFDGSAPQDVILAAHTVAPLDDCGGHVNLHAGYHYHGANGCSPEEKVAEADAPMIGFAMDGYPILAKLTGDDAEDADLDACSGHTAKSIGYHYHGNSAEKNAILGCFHGESGCALHSADAVCKADELPAGPPPGQDGERPDGPPPGQERPEAAE; this comes from the coding sequence ATGAAGCATTTTGCAGGCACGATGTTGCTGAGTAGTGCAATGGGACTGATGGCCTCCGGCTCTGCGATGGCTCATGAGATGGATGTCTCGGCACGTCTGGAGCACATCAAGTCGATGTTCGATGCCAAGAGCATCGTTGAGGGCCCCAAGGTGGTGGACTGCACGCTTTCCGGCGGCACCGAGACCCAGTGCTTCAGCATCACCCTCAAGAATTCACTGGACCATGACGAGATGGGCTCCTGGTGCCCGGAGAACATTGGTGATGGCGACGATAAAGGCGGCATCTGGATGCGCGATGGCAAATCTATTGATGTTGATGGTGCCTTCATCGAGAATCTGGCCACCTTCTATGACGACCCCGAATGGCAGTTGTTCGACAAGGAGACTGGCAAGATCAACGTCACGGATACCAAGGAAGCCTGTGCAGCTGCGGCGGCAATAATCGTGGCTGATGAATACAACAACTACTGCGTGAAGTGTGACCCGGCTTACATGGATGAGCTGACGGAAACGACCTACGTGCTGCCATTGGTGCCGGTGCCGCTGGAAGGCGAGCCAGATGACAATCAGCATGGCCAGCGTGGTGTGGCGTTCAATGGGGTCGTCTTTGATGGTTCTGCCCCGCAGGATGTCATTCTCGCGGCTCATACCGTGGCACCGCTGGATGATTGTGGCGGTCACGTGAACCTGCATGCCGGCTATCACTACCACGGCGCCAATGGCTGTAGCCCGGAAGAGAAGGTGGCCGAGGCGGACGCCCCGATGATCGGCTTCGCGATGGACGGATACCCGATCCTGGCCAAGCTGACCGGCGATGACGCGGAAGACGCGGACCTTGACGCCTGCAGTGGTCACACCGCCAAGAGCATTGGTTATCACTACCACGGCAACAGTGCCGAGAAGAACGCGATCCTGGGTTGCTTCCACGGAGAAAGCGGCTGTGCACTCCACTCTGCGGATGCTGTCTGCAAGGCAGATGAGCTTCCGGCAGGTCCGCCGCCGGGTCAGGATGGTGAGCGTCCGGATGGTCCGCCGCCGGGCCAGGAGCGTCCCGAAGCTGCAGAGTAA
- a CDS encoding YbhB/YbcL family Raf kinase inhibitor-like protein — MSSAGSSKLLSNLSGKFSSALQTRLARGMAAGLCTLALAGPMATPALAQGDFTLTSPAFSDDGWLPDDLKCTRDGGDGLTPPLTWGDVPDGTQSLALIMHHYPKGTVEGRDAPSQYWLLWNLPADTHALPRGNPASLGDEGADKDKKRIGYTPPCSPPGPEGSYHEYTITLYALKAPLDSLPDHDDMSVNWETMTEALKGKVIDSSSITFRN, encoded by the coding sequence ATGAGTTCTGCAGGATCGAGCAAGTTATTGAGCAATTTGTCGGGCAAGTTCTCAAGTGCCTTGCAGACGCGTCTCGCGCGTGGGATGGCCGCTGGGCTTTGTACGTTGGCACTGGCCGGGCCCATGGCCACGCCTGCGCTGGCACAAGGCGACTTCACGCTCACCAGTCCTGCCTTCAGTGATGACGGCTGGCTGCCGGATGACCTGAAATGCACTCGCGACGGCGGCGATGGCCTCACACCCCCACTGACATGGGGGGATGTGCCTGACGGCACACAGAGCCTCGCCCTCATCATGCATCACTATCCCAAAGGCACCGTCGAAGGTCGTGACGCTCCCAGCCAGTATTGGCTGCTGTGGAATCTCCCGGCAGACACCCACGCCTTGCCGCGCGGCAACCCGGCGTCGCTGGGGGATGAGGGCGCCGACAAGGACAAGAAACGTATCGGGTATACGCCGCCTTGTTCACCTCCCGGCCCTGAGGGCTCGTATCACGAATACACGATCACGCTGTATGCCTTGAAGGCACCGCTGGATTCGTTGCCGGATCATGACGACATGAGCGTGAACTGGGAGACGATGACCGAGGCGCTCAAGGGGAAGGTCATTGATTCATCCTCCATCACCTTCCGCAACTGA
- a CDS encoding YagU family protein has translation MTGKKLNCQIIFWATLIGGFVSSLIKSGTESNMPPRVSGEASPPAIHIDSWLGGLGINSHSMDYVYQGITIPGAVMLYHWLFSFAFAFLYVALSAYWPKVRAGYGAVYGLLITFVMHGFLIPALGFRNPAYLGGETTGWLWNLNGYELWSETLGHVCWSMSIEVCLIAVLAHFSKPIKGAWSK, from the coding sequence ATGACAGGCAAGAAGCTCAACTGCCAGATCATTTTCTGGGCCACCTTGATCGGCGGCTTCGTCAGCTCGCTGATCAAGTCCGGCACCGAATCCAACATGCCGCCGCGTGTCAGCGGTGAAGCTTCTCCGCCGGCGATTCACATCGACTCCTGGCTGGGCGGCCTGGGAATCAACTCCCACTCCATGGACTACGTCTATCAAGGCATCACCATCCCGGGTGCCGTGATGCTGTATCACTGGCTGTTCAGCTTTGCTTTCGCCTTCCTGTATGTCGCCTTGTCAGCCTACTGGCCGAAAGTGCGTGCCGGTTATGGTGCGGTGTATGGCCTGTTGATCACCTTCGTCATGCATGGCTTCCTGATTCCGGCCCTCGGCTTCCGCAACCCGGCCTACCTTGGCGGTGAAACGACTGGCTGGCTGTGGAACCTCAACGGCTATGAACTGTGGAGTGAAACCCTCGGCCACGTCTGCTGGTCCATGTCGATCGAAGTCTGCCTTATCGCCGTGCTGGCGCACTTCTCCAAGCCCATCAAAGGCGCCTGGAGCAAGTAA
- a CDS encoding alpha/beta hydrolase fold domain-containing protein encodes MTTTPSPLSSPLRSAIRCHDFIETFSLGLEDMVTLEIPQARLCYEKLCQKIGAPLPAGMTSHDEMLSVADRESPLRLRHLCPAGCQNASLAPVVYLHGGAWQIGSVETHQGVAASLANHLGRVVVSVDYRLLPDVSYRDLLEDCLVAVRHLSQTQPPAALVGDSAGARLVMDVTRVLSAESSPAPSPYHAETVLGLVYPPLDPVLSLDADDERTLGPTAPLLSREEIVSMWQVVVEGDASGSYAPSPAHSRFAPAKRIEVLSVEHDPLTAPLEAAIATWQAQGADIGYRCAPGMVHAALHAHHVLPEMGVAWRDFCGALKGRIDDA; translated from the coding sequence ATGACAACGACACCGTCTCCCCTATCATCTCCACTACGGTCAGCCATCCGCTGCCATGACTTCATCGAGACCTTTTCTCTCGGCCTGGAGGACATGGTCACGCTTGAGATACCGCAGGCGCGTCTGTGCTATGAAAAGCTGTGCCAGAAAATCGGTGCCCCTCTGCCCGCCGGCATGACATCACACGATGAAATGCTGTCAGTCGCGGACCGGGAGTCTCCTCTTCGATTGCGCCACCTCTGCCCGGCGGGATGCCAGAATGCCTCGTTGGCTCCCGTCGTCTACCTGCACGGCGGTGCCTGGCAGATAGGCTCGGTGGAGACCCACCAGGGAGTCGCTGCCAGTCTGGCGAATCATCTCGGACGCGTCGTGGTCAGCGTCGATTACCGGCTGTTGCCCGACGTCAGTTACCGCGACCTGCTGGAGGATTGCCTGGTCGCCGTTCGCCACCTGTCGCAGACACAGCCTCCGGCAGCTCTGGTCGGGGACAGCGCTGGAGCGCGACTGGTGATGGATGTCACCCGAGTGCTCTCGGCAGAATCCTCACCCGCACCATCTCCTTACCATGCCGAGACAGTGCTTGGCCTGGTCTATCCGCCACTTGATCCCGTCTTGTCGCTGGACGCTGATGATGAGCGCACGCTAGGCCCCACTGCGCCCCTCCTCAGTCGTGAGGAGATCGTCAGCATGTGGCAGGTCGTGGTCGAGGGTGATGCGTCAGGCAGCTATGCGCCCTCACCAGCCCACTCACGCTTCGCCCCTGCAAAGCGCATCGAAGTCTTGAGTGTCGAACACGACCCCCTCACCGCTCCACTAGAGGCTGCGATCGCGACATGGCAGGCGCAAGGGGCTGATATTGGCTATCGCTGTGCGCCGGGCATGGTGCATGCCGCGCTTCATGCACATCATGTGCTACCGGAGATGGGCGTCGCCTGGCGCGATTTCTGCGGCGCATTGAAGGGTCGCATTGACGACGCATGA
- a CDS encoding YHYH protein: MKPVSLVSKTAWLAAVLPASLLLASAARAEVVPGQFSESALVKAPETVECTLENGTTTQCTRIVVKHKPDDLKTGPFCPPTLDDAGGIWDWDGTRPGLYRLDRSFFEMLDTLGFHFYDEDEKLHIMTDLSKKPVDDNNCLNVSPDESVEMTILLPLEPVEAKEPTSLGTVAKVGLALDGVPIFADAPSVLDTGNLPALDTCGGHTDPGGWYHWHATATDIDAVYSKEEVDVNCQLPQSHSAQFAYAFDGYPMFGSEDPTGEVPTDLDSCNGHFGPTKRHPEGEYHYHATEEFPNLPKCLKGEMAKENFTTNAKMGIGSPRAPGQGPGPGPDGVAPIGGPESDDASGDANEQ, translated from the coding sequence ATGAAGCCAGTATCCCTTGTGAGCAAGACGGCATGGCTGGCCGCGGTGTTGCCTGCCTCCTTGTTGTTGGCCAGCGCCGCTCGCGCCGAAGTCGTGCCGGGACAGTTCTCTGAATCTGCGCTGGTCAAGGCGCCTGAGACAGTGGAATGTACCCTTGAAAATGGCACCACTACCCAATGCACCAGGATTGTCGTCAAGCATAAGCCAGACGACCTCAAGACAGGCCCTTTCTGCCCTCCGACACTGGATGATGCCGGTGGCATCTGGGATTGGGATGGCACCAGACCGGGTCTGTATCGTCTGGATCGCAGCTTCTTTGAAATGCTCGATACGCTTGGCTTCCATTTCTATGATGAGGATGAAAAACTCCACATCATGACGGACTTGAGCAAGAAGCCGGTCGACGACAACAACTGTCTGAACGTCTCCCCGGATGAAAGCGTCGAGATGACGATTCTGTTGCCGCTGGAGCCAGTGGAGGCGAAAGAGCCCACGTCACTGGGTACCGTGGCCAAGGTCGGGCTGGCACTGGATGGTGTCCCGATCTTCGCGGATGCGCCGTCAGTGCTGGATACCGGCAATCTGCCGGCTCTGGATACCTGTGGAGGGCATACCGACCCCGGCGGCTGGTATCACTGGCACGCGACTGCAACGGATATCGACGCCGTCTATTCCAAGGAAGAGGTGGATGTCAACTGCCAGCTGCCACAGAGCCACAGTGCTCAATTCGCTTATGCCTTCGATGGTTATCCGATGTTCGGCAGCGAAGATCCGACGGGGGAAGTGCCGACGGATCTCGACAGCTGCAATGGCCACTTCGGCCCGACCAAGCGTCACCCGGAAGGCGAGTATCACTATCACGCCACGGAAGAATTCCCCAACCTGCCCAAGTGCTTGAAAGGCGAGATGGCGAAGGAGAACTTCACCACCAATGCCAAGATGGGGATCGGTTCCCCACGCGCACCGGGCCAGGGGCCAGGTCCGGGCCCGGATGGTGTTGCACCCATAGGCGGTCCGGAAAGCGATGATGCATCCGGTGATGCCAACGAGCAGTAA
- a CDS encoding thioesterase family protein: MALLDITVPHAWVDYNGHMNDAEYARAFSMGVEALMEQVGLDAAGREQYDLTIYTLETHLCYLAEAHEGQALKVDVLLLDHDAKRQHVLFTLSDAEGNGIATSEQMLMAMSISGGRPAPCPDEVAERIAALPQPASADDWPKAAGRRIGIRRK, from the coding sequence ATGGCATTGCTCGACATCACCGTGCCTCACGCATGGGTCGACTATAACGGCCACATGAATGATGCCGAATATGCGCGGGCCTTCTCGATGGGCGTTGAAGCGCTGATGGAACAAGTCGGGTTGGATGCGGCAGGCCGTGAGCAATATGACCTGACCATCTACACGCTGGAAACGCACCTCTGCTATCTGGCGGAAGCGCATGAAGGCCAGGCGCTCAAGGTCGATGTGCTACTGCTGGATCACGACGCCAAGCGCCAGCATGTGCTGTTCACCCTCAGCGATGCAGAAGGCAACGGCATCGCCACCAGTGAGCAGATGTTGATGGCCATGAGCATCAGCGGCGGGCGTCCTGCGCCCTGCCCTGATGAGGTCGCTGAACGCATCGCGGCGCTACCTCAGCCAGCCAGCGCTGATGACTGGCCCAAGGCAGCAGGTCGTCGCATCGGTATCCGTCGCAAGTAA
- a CDS encoding PEBP family protein has product MRTLLTAALILAAAPAFADSHAKDEHAAKPKAGPQSGTRLKAEVWVDNWFEMYVNGEKAMQDSVPITTERSFNSETAIIETQFPVTIAIKAKDFKENDSGLEYIGTDRQQMGDGGMIAQFRDAKTGDVIGVTNSDMHCLVVHHAPVKTSCEDESDPQAGEGACAFEETTVDGDWTAPDFDDSDWPAAIEHAASDVSPKDGYDDIDWDDNAKFVWGESLKQDNTLLCRMTIEG; this is encoded by the coding sequence ATGCGCACATTACTGACCGCTGCCCTCATTTTGGCTGCTGCACCTGCCTTTGCCGATTCACACGCCAAGGATGAGCATGCAGCAAAGCCCAAGGCCGGGCCTCAGAGCGGTACCAGACTCAAGGCCGAGGTCTGGGTCGATAACTGGTTTGAAATGTACGTCAATGGCGAGAAGGCGATGCAAGACAGCGTGCCGATCACCACTGAGCGCTCTTTCAATTCAGAAACCGCCATCATCGAGACGCAATTCCCGGTGACGATTGCCATCAAGGCCAAGGACTTCAAGGAGAATGACTCAGGCCTTGAATATATCGGCACCGATCGTCAGCAGATGGGTGATGGCGGCATGATTGCCCAGTTCCGTGATGCAAAGACAGGTGACGTCATCGGTGTTACCAACAGCGACATGCATTGCCTCGTGGTACATCACGCACCGGTGAAGACTTCCTGCGAAGACGAAAGTGACCCACAAGCGGGTGAGGGTGCTTGTGCCTTCGAGGAAACTACGGTTGATGGTGATTGGACCGCCCCGGACTTCGACGATAGCGACTGGCCGGCTGCCATTGAACACGCTGCCAGCGACGTCAGCCCGAAAGATGGCTATGACGATATCGACTGGGACGACAACGCCAAGTTCGTCTGGGGGGAAAGCCTCAAGCAGGACAACACGCTGCTGTGCCGCATGACTATCGAAGGCTGA
- a CDS encoding HupE/UreJ family protein yields MAFLLLLFSRMAEAHVDTDSVGGFAAGFLHPLTGLDHFTAMAAVGLWGVILGRPATWLLPVVFPMIMALGSVVGIVGIPLPGIEIGIALSALVLGIFIAGRVKLPLWIACLVVSVFAICHGYAHGAELPLASDPFAFAIGFMLATGSLHAAGIGVGVLAERFRQGQLLRVLGAVTALLGVYFLIEALA; encoded by the coding sequence ATGGCTTTCTTGTTACTGCTATTTTCACGCATGGCCGAAGCTCATGTGGATACGGATTCCGTCGGCGGATTCGCGGCTGGTTTCCTCCATCCGCTGACCGGGCTGGACCACTTCACCGCCATGGCAGCGGTAGGGCTATGGGGTGTCATTCTCGGGCGTCCCGCCACCTGGCTGTTGCCGGTTGTCTTCCCGATGATCATGGCGCTGGGCAGTGTCGTCGGCATTGTCGGGATTCCTCTGCCGGGGATCGAGATCGGTATCGCGCTCTCGGCGCTGGTGCTGGGGATCTTCATTGCCGGACGAGTGAAATTGCCATTGTGGATCGCTTGTCTGGTGGTATCAGTGTTCGCCATCTGTCATGGCTATGCCCATGGGGCGGAGTTACCGTTGGCCTCTGATCCGTTCGCCTTTGCCATCGGCTTCATGCTGGCGACTGGTTCGTTGCACGCCGCGGGTATCGGTGTCGGTGTGCTGGCAGAGCGTTTCCGTCAAGGCCAGCTGTTGCGAGTGTTGGGCGCGGTGACGGCCTTGCTGGGCGTCTACTTCCTGATAGAGGCTCTGGCGTGA
- a CDS encoding L-carnitine dehydrogenase, with protein sequence MSQLSVIGTGVIGNGWIARALANGWDVVAFDPAPDAQARTRAFVENAWHALEKDGLAQGASVERLRFAPTIEEAVVGADLIQENVPERLPLKQEILSAIDAAADTHVVIGSSTSGFKPTDLQKDCKNAPGRVIVAHPFNPVYLLPLVELVGGEHTTPALLEGAREDYQALSMRPLIVRREIEGHIADRLMEALWREALHLVNDGVATTEEIDAAVVYGCGLRWSLMGTFLTFHLAGGEPGMRHMLEQFGPALKLPWTKLEAPELTDELIDKVVEGCEFQAAGRTVAQLDRRRDDFLVEMLTLTRKYWPEAEGLEGRI encoded by the coding sequence ATGAGCCAGTTATCCGTCATCGGTACCGGTGTCATCGGCAATGGGTGGATCGCACGCGCACTGGCCAATGGCTGGGATGTCGTCGCCTTTGATCCAGCCCCCGACGCACAGGCACGCACCCGCGCCTTCGTGGAAAATGCCTGGCACGCCCTCGAGAAGGACGGCCTTGCACAAGGCGCTTCCGTGGAACGCCTGCGCTTTGCACCGACCATTGAAGAAGCAGTTGTCGGCGCGGATCTGATCCAGGAAAACGTGCCGGAGCGTCTGCCGCTCAAGCAGGAAATCCTCAGCGCCATTGATGCGGCGGCTGACACTCATGTCGTGATCGGCTCTTCCACCTCCGGCTTCAAGCCGACCGATCTGCAGAAGGACTGCAAGAACGCACCGGGCCGCGTCATCGTCGCCCACCCGTTCAATCCGGTCTATCTGCTGCCGCTGGTCGAGCTGGTCGGTGGTGAGCATACGACGCCGGCACTGCTGGAAGGCGCGCGCGAAGACTATCAAGCGCTGTCCATGCGTCCGCTGATCGTGCGTCGCGAGATCGAAGGCCACATCGCTGACCGTCTGATGGAAGCGCTGTGGCGTGAAGCTCTGCACCTGGTCAATGATGGCGTCGCCACCACTGAAGAGATCGATGCGGCTGTCGTCTATGGCTGTGGTCTGCGTTGGTCACTGATGGGCACCTTCCTGACCTTCCACCTCGCCGGCGGCGAGCCGGGCATGCGTCACATGCTCGAACAATTCGGCCCGGCACTGAAACTTCCGTGGACCAAACTGGAAGCGCCAGAACTGACCGACGAACTGATCGACAAGGTCGTGGAAGGCTGTGAATTCCAGGCCGCGGGTCGTACGGTGGCACAACTTGACCGTCGTCGTGATGACTTCCTGGTTGAGATGCTGACGCTGACGCGCAAGTATTGGCCGGAAGCGGAAGGTCTTGAGGGCCGTATCTGA
- a CDS encoding DUF6152 family protein: MRYLSAQTALGLSLLLTGIAQPAWAHHGVNSEFDVTKDVDISGTLSRARLVNPHSYLYIESTTNDDKPETWACEMGSWTALKRDGWTKDMLQTGTHVTVHGHPSRTEALGCVVEQLSLADGTQLDTRPEHETSDTKSTADEQAQRATTQDGTPTLAGNWAAIHFQPLAPGAGGPPGEHGPQLGPRPDHGMPPSGGMPPEGADRPAQSLPKDLPVTAAAKTASKGYDRDDNPRFNCMATNIFEDWTFDEMVNHIEQTADTVHIDYGFMDLERTIYLNQVKHPSDLTPSRAGHSIGHWENGKLVVDTRGFTPGYLLASPMDGVALMNSAQLHTVETFWRDEDGVTLHRSYTIEDPIYLTEPLTGQDDVVATDDAYEEYHCDDLTNAGHVEPPH; the protein is encoded by the coding sequence ATGAGATATCTCTCAGCTCAGACCGCCCTCGGCCTCTCTCTCCTCCTCACAGGCATAGCTCAGCCCGCTTGGGCGCACCACGGCGTGAATTCGGAGTTTGATGTCACCAAGGATGTCGACATTTCCGGCACCCTCTCACGCGCACGACTCGTCAACCCGCATTCCTATCTGTACATCGAATCGACGACAAATGATGACAAACCCGAGACCTGGGCGTGCGAAATGGGCTCATGGACGGCGCTCAAGCGTGATGGCTGGACCAAGGACATGTTGCAGACAGGGACTCACGTCACCGTTCACGGCCATCCCTCGCGCACAGAGGCGCTGGGGTGCGTCGTCGAGCAATTATCACTGGCAGATGGCACCCAGCTGGATACTCGCCCCGAGCATGAAACGAGCGATACAAAAAGTACGGCAGATGAACAAGCGCAGCGGGCGACGACTCAGGACGGCACTCCCACTCTTGCTGGCAACTGGGCCGCGATACACTTCCAGCCACTCGCACCTGGGGCTGGCGGTCCTCCGGGAGAACACGGCCCGCAACTGGGGCCACGTCCGGATCACGGCATGCCACCGTCAGGCGGCATGCCGCCCGAAGGCGCGGACCGCCCAGCACAATCTCTGCCCAAGGACCTGCCCGTGACAGCTGCCGCAAAGACAGCCTCCAAGGGTTACGATCGTGATGACAACCCTCGCTTCAACTGCATGGCGACCAATATCTTCGAAGACTGGACCTTCGATGAGATGGTCAATCATATCGAGCAGACTGCTGACACCGTTCATATTGACTACGGCTTCATGGATCTCGAACGCACCATTTATCTGAACCAGGTAAAGCACCCGTCAGACCTCACGCCCAGTCGGGCGGGGCACTCCATCGGCCATTGGGAAAATGGCAAGCTGGTCGTGGACACCCGCGGCTTCACGCCGGGCTATCTTCTGGCATCGCCCATGGACGGCGTCGCGCTGATGAACAGTGCACAACTGCATACCGTGGAGACATTCTGGCGGGATGAGGACGGTGTCACGCTGCATCGCAGTTACACCATCGAAGACCCGATCTATCTGACAGAGCCGCTGACAGGACAGGACGATGTCGTGGCGACCGATGATGCCTACGAGGAGTATCACTGCGACGACCTGACCAATGCCGGCCATGTTGAGCCGCCCCACTGA